DNA from Ananas comosus cultivar F153 linkage group 12, ASM154086v1, whole genome shotgun sequence:
tctcttcctctctctttctctctctctctctctctcctctctctttcgcTCTCCCCATTTTGAGCtccgcttctctctctctcactctctctctacgccgccacctccctctctcctcttctaGGGTtccgatcgccgccgccgccgacgatcGGAATCCACCTtatcctccgccgccgccgccgcttggaGAAcgtgagctctctctctctctctctctctctctctctctctctaaacttcatgACAATCTTATATGTGCCCAAGATTTGATCCTGAGTGTATTAATCCTCTGTTCCGATTGCTGATGATAGGTTCTTATGTTAGAGTTGAGGaggatcatttttttttttgttcttttttcccTGGTGTGTTGGAACGGGAGCTTTAAAACACGGTTTTTGGGGTTTTCTATGTAATTTTTGTAGTGAAGGGAGTGGGTTTCTTTAGTTTGATTTTGTCCCGAGTTTGATCGATCTGGTGTGGATtctagggtttaaggtttaggggcTTTTTGCGGGGTATTATATTTTTGGGTGTTTATGTAAATCTTAGGTCTCGGTTTTGAAGGTTGATTATTAGAGGGTTTAACTGTTCAACTTATTTGATTATACCTTGTGGCTTGGTCGGCCTTTGCTTTATCGAGGGCGcaaattttgattctaattATCAGGTAATTGTTTGATCGGAAGGACTCGAAATTTGTTTGTATTTACTTGGAGAAGGACTTTGTTCTTGAAAGAAGTCATCTTTCCTTATTTTTGTTTGCACTGTGGTATATTTGCAGTAATTCGCATTTCAAGTCCTTCTGATCAAATTATTAGATGGTTTTGTGTGGATAATCCTTTCTCTGAGTCTGAGGGCCTTATCTTTATAAGTTAGGCTGATAATCCTTTATAGGTCTTAGATGGTTACGTTTCTGCTTGCAGAGGAACTGTAGAGGTTCTGTTGTTTACTTAGAAGTGTATGGACCTTAACTATACTGTAGTGTATTTTGAAATGGACATTTGAACCAAGAATTTAAGTACCCATTAGCACGAGTTGTATCCACCGTGTCATattgtgccaacaagatattgaTACGATACAGTTCCCATGCAGATGACACAGCtcaaagttctttttttttttaaattaataagtaattttctcaataaagttcaaaagattagataaagatacataataagcaataagtatctttttgctaaagaaaataaatatttcatgcctttatgtgtcggcacatatgtatttttttgtgATCGACACGCATTGGCACGGTATCGAACCATGCCGGTAAATTTTCGGCACgaccccatgccacggcacttaaattcttaataTGAATCCTAGAAATTTGGCTTTACTACTTCATCTTTCATTACTatttatttcagaaaaattcCTTCAAGTTATACTAAATGGTTTCCATTAAGGCACAATATAATGTTTATGTTCTGTCAAATCAGTAACAGAAAATTCTACTAGGCAacaaaatatcatattattatgtCAAGAgtacttaaaattaaatatactaTGAGGTGAGGTTGTGAAATTAAAGCCGTACAAGTTCAGGTACCTGTTTCATAACGAGCTCTGTTCAGCTTAGGGTTTTATACTTTTACCTACTGTTTATACATCAGTCGTGTTTATTTGGGGATAAGGTAATCATTTTATTCCGTAATAGATCACTTGATGGAAACTCTGTGCTGCTAAATCTATTGCAGAAATGGCGCTGCAAGCTGCAACTTCTGTTCCTCAACCTCCTCCACAAGTGgtatcaatctttttttttttggcttccaTTTTTAAGTTTGCCTTTCCTAATTCgcagcattatttttttttcccttcagaTTGGCAGCGCCTTTGTTCAGCAGTACTACCACATTCTTCATCAATCACCAGAATCAGTGTACAAGTTTTACCAGGACACAAGCATGCTAAGCCGGTCAGATGCTGATGGAGTGATGACATCAGTAACTACAATGCAGGTATTTCCCTGCTTTTCTGTACAGACTATGTTTTACCTTGTCATCTTTTTTATCAATCTTCTAATGCTTGGTAATAATGTATGTGCCTGAAAAAGATCTTTTTTCATGTTGGCATCAATGGAATATTCTGTATTTTGGTATTCTAGGAGATGCTGTTTGCTATTatgtttttttcccccctttgcTTCCAAGTTTGATTCacaattatgattttttttcctccctttgGTTATAAGTGTGCAATGAATTGATTTTATTGTATGCTGCAAGCCTCCAAGGATAGGCACAAAATTATCAAGTGAATGCAGTGAAAATTAAGAGAGAAAGGTTCTTTGTGATTCTCATTGCTGTGATGTAGTACATTCTTGGAAATGTATAGACATGGAGAATTAGAAGGAAAGCAAAATAGATTGGCAAAAAAAGAGTGGAAATAGGTACATAACCTACCGCTAAGAAAGAAACTTTTCATGTTACAGTACACCATATACAGGGACTACTTGTGGAGTACAtggttactatatttttttatatgcaGTTTTCTTCTCACATTCAAACATTTCTAAATAAGAACTGTTGGTATcagttataaatataatttaaccaAGGATTTGAGTGCTGTGGCACTAGGCTGTGCAAAAAACTTgatggcacggtacggcacggtgtgtACCATGCCGTGCCAATGCCTGCTGGTCACAAAAGAACCTGTGCCCCGATACACAATGCCGTGAATTGTTTTTCTTCTTGGCACCAATATGTTCTAATCACTTACTGCATATCTTTGTCAactcttttaaactttattgagataACTACGTACTAATTTCAAAGCAGAGAGGATTTTGAGCGGTGCTATCGGCATGGGGGCCGTATTCTGCTGATATCTTGTCGGCATGGTGGTCATGGCCTGTATTGATGGGCATttaaattctttaatttaagtAAATGAAACTCCCATCGAGTACTATTCTTTTTCAAAAGACGTTAaatcaaccctacttggttgaAATTTGTTGCAGTATAATAAGAAATCTCGCAACAACCTTTTCCTTGATATCAGGTAAAGATACATCTTTGATAAAATTGATTTGCATTAAGTGCTATTCTTCTCAAAGATAATAAATCAAACCTTCTAGATGAAATATTATCTGTATAGGCTTCAACTGCTGCCAGAAAATATGGTGACAAGTTCCCCAAAAtccgaaaaaatatatattttaaaaattagtttcttAAATAAGCttcaagtttcatattttagaaaaattacaaTGAGGCTCATTTAGATCAGGTTCTTTCCTTTTCAGTCCTTCCCTTTTGATATTGCTATAGAAATTGTGACTTACATGATAGTCTCTCAACTTATCCTCTGTTCTGTATTGTAgtcatagatttttttttaaaatatatatatatatatatatatatatatatatatatataggtttgcATATAAATCTTTTGTTTTGCTCCTTTTAGGTTGAGTTCTTCTTCCCCAGATATTCCCCTTACCATTCATAATCTACTTTTCCACCACCAAATTCTCCCACATCTACTCCCTTCCCCACTCTAATATGATTTACATCATTCTCTTGGCTCGAGTTAACCACCTATTATATATTTCCTCGACATTGAATGGACAGTATTGGCTGCTGGAATTTTATTTGACTGATATCCCTGTGTTGTGGATTTCATTTTGTTGACTACCAAAAGTGATTACTGGATTTGCATATTGATATTTTCTAGGCTTATTTGGTTGTGCAGGCCATCAACGAAAAGATATTGTCCTTGGACTTCCACAACTGTTTTACAGAGATAGAGACTGCAGACTCTCAGTTGTCTTACATGAATGGAGTCTTCATTGTCGTAACTGGAACCTTGATTGGGACTGACAATGTTAAGCGGAAGTTTACCCAATCATTTTTTCTCGCCCCGCAGCAAACCGGAGGATACTTTGTCCTCAATGATGTGTTCAGATTTATAAAGGCAGACTATCTGGGGGGAATTAATCAACTGGTTGTCAATGAGTCGGAGAACAATGGCGCAGATGGTGCTTTAACTCCGGAGCCAGGTACAATCATTACTGACTTACTCTTTCTTTTACCCCTTGTTTAGATGGAGAGAATGGGAGTGAATGAAGAGAAACCtagaagagaaattttttttattttctctcacttggtgaaaatgagagaatgagagggaaaAGTGTTTGTTTGAAAACTCACTGTTGGTTTGGTTTGCTTTTGCTGGTTGTTCTTTGGTTTTCTTGCACACTCCCACAAGAAATAGCTCAtgtcaaattcaaactttatatTATTCTGTGTCTGTTGACAGAACCCACTCCAGCTACGGAACATGATATTGAAGTCAACCCAGTATCAAAGGGGATTGCTGACTTGGGCGACGAAGTAGTCAACCCATCTGAGGACAGTGATTTTTCGGGGGTTGAAAATGGAAATGATGTTGATCCACCTGTCCAGGTAACTCCAGGTGATGCTCAAGAAGCTTCGCAGGCTGCTGCTACTGTGTCTCAGGAGAATGTGCCTAAGAAGTCTTATGCATCAATAGTGAGTTGTTATTCTTGTCATTTTCCTTTTATCTATGTCACATAATTAGTAAGCCCTGCGCACCCCTTCCCCACTCCccccaccccaaaaaaaaaggcttagtTTCTGCTTTCAGCTGCAGCCTCCTATAGTGGAGTGTTTTGCAAGCATAACACAAAAGCTTTTGCTATTATGGAAAGTTGACATTAGATTTCTAGCCCCCCAAAATTGGGGCTCCAATTTAGAGCTACTGATAATGCTCCAGGGAGAAATTGTGGGCGGGGATTTTACCGTAGTGCTTCTCGGAGTAGCACTATTCAAATATCACTTAATCAGATAGGCCCTGCTCTTCTTTATGAGCCAATCACAAATACGCAATACCAGAGGGTTATATATGTGTGAATACTTGTATTCTGAGGGTGTATATGCAGAAGTAATAAATGATGATCATTATTCTTTATTTGTTAGATTTCTCTGCTTTAACCGCTACAAACAATTGTGGACCTAGTAAAGCACACATTTATTAGTTATTTCTGTTATCAATGGATTGGCAGGTTAAAGTGATGAAGGGGAGCCCATCACCAGCTCCAATATATGTGCCTGTTACCAAACCAAATACTCTGGGTCCAAACCCTGAGAAACCGCGGGTTGTGCCAACAACACCCGCTAATGCGCCAGAGACCACGGTTCCTAACGACAATAGTGCCCCTGAAAACAACGAATCTCATGATGGTATGTCCAGCACTAGCATGCCTAGCATTGGTGGCTCTTTTGCATGCATACCCCTGCAAACATGTGAAATTGCATAACTGGTCCTGCATATATAGATAGGGATATGCGTGTGTGCCCCTGAAAATCATATTTATCTGCATTCGCTCACCTGCTGGGTGAATACATACCAAACCATTTTTTACATTGCATCCGAATAAAGAAGATTTATTTCTTCTGGTAGATGCACAAATTCCAATTTTACTGGGGTACTAATGTGATTTTGCATGgatttatatgcaaaaaaaattcagaGGTTTGGCTATGATGTCCTGTGGTTTCCTGACTTCTACCTATATGCAGTTGAGGGTTATTCGGTATATATCCGAAATTTGCCTTTGAATGCAACTGCTGAACAAGTCGAGGAAGAGTTCAAGAAATTTGGAACTATTAAACCTGGCGGCGTGCAAGTTAGAAACCATAAGGTTTGTCAGATGGACCTTGAGACATAGCTTGTTGTCTATTTTAACTGAAGCTTTACTTGTATTACTGACTGGATGGCAGATTGAACGCTTCTGTTTTGGCTTTGTGGAATTTGAGTCGTTGAAATCCATGCAAGATGCAATTGAGGTATGGTTCTTGAACTTGGTCCGTCACTTTTAAGGTTACCTGCTTTCAaacgatttttattttcaatatcttTTGGAGGAATAGTTGTATTTATATAAAAACCATTGCATCCTGTTCTTTACAGTGGGACATTTATTATTTTCAGCAGCTTAAGTTCTACACTCAAATGTTTTTGTTCTGGTGGggtactttttttttggttttgagcTGGGAGCAACAATTTCGGCTTTAAGTTAGAGCGCTCGAGTTAgtgtaatattattaatatattctcTACTTCATGGTGGTACCTCTAGTATCATCAACAGAGCATCTGCACCTTGTTCCATTCATCTCTGATGctacattatatattattattttttttttcagtcacTAATTTTAAACCTGTAGCAATTTTGTTTGGTTGACATTATCTCGCGACATAATATCTTCATAATTTTTCCTTTATTCATTTTAACCGttaagtttttttaattctaataaaaatcactttttcattttatgttttgaacCTTCAAAATTTGAGCCTGGAAATGTTAGTCCAAAGCTGTGAGAGACTGCTGGCTGTTTACAATCCGAATTTACTCTTTGTTGCTTTTCACTCTGCTTATGTTAACAAAATATAAGGCATCTGATCAGTCTCATACATTATCTCTTTTTTTAGTTTAGTTTACAAGTTGTTGCAGTTTTGTATATGAAGGGTCTATTTGGCTGGTTATTTATCatctagatttttttaaaaaaagtttttaatgaATTCTTAGGCCTCACCAGTTCTATTTGGAGGGCGCCAAGTTTATGTTGAGGAGAAGAAAACCACAACGCGAGGTAAGTATTGATTTCGGTGCtgcaaaatatgaaatttcataGACTACAACCATATAAAAAATCGGATCTTATGGCGGTACACAAAAATAGATGAATTTGCGAGGATACTTGCGTAAAGCGtcccaaaaattaattttgtggGCTAGAATCATGTAATACAGTCACCTACCTCGGACTAATGAATCCATTTTCTTTCTCATTCCTTGCGTGTAAATAAAAACACTGAGCATACTGAAAAatttgttttaactttgttatttGGTTAACTTTTCTTTTCACAAGGATTGAATGCTGATGCTGATGCTGATGCTGATGCCTTTTGTTCTCCCAGTTGTTAATGGTGTCGTGACCCATAGCGGCAACAGTAGCGGGAGGGGTCGCTACCCAGCGGGGCGGGGCGGTTTCCGTAACGACAGCTACAGGGGAGGCCGCGGGGCCTCCGTTGGGAACGGCAACGGGGGAAACTACAAGAGGGGCGAGTTCCGGAACAGGGGAGCCGACTATGTGGGCCGCGGTGGCTGGTCAAATCCTGcgcgtgccgccgccgccgtcgacgGTTATCAGCAGCGCGCTTTCCAAAACGGGAATGGGCGGTTTGGGAACCGGCTAAACGGGCCGAGGCAAGCCACAGTCTCTGCCTAGGAGAGGAACATAGCACGACACGGTAATTTTGTCAGGGTAGAACCCCTCTAATGCATGATTCTTTTACGCCCCACCTTTTTGATGAATCAGAGGGCTCCGCTgcccctttttctcttttttgtcctCTCCCTATCCCTAAGTAGAGATCCTCCTAAATAGAGATGTGATTCTTAACTAAAAAAGAACCTTAATAGTGCCGAGAGAATTAATGTTTTTTGAGCCTGGGTTGTTGCAACTGTGGTAACAACTAACATTCCATATTTGCAGAATAGGGAACCTATcctttttttgttgttgctATCAAGTTTCTAGCGTCTTTTAGAAAATGAACTTTGATTTTGGGATttaaatgttatatatatatatatatatatatatatatatatatatatatatatatataccccccCCACCCTGTTTGTTATTCTATCTGATTGAACCTTGGAGATTGGGACTTTCTCTTTCCGTGATATGGTCATCTTATACAGTTNAGTTAATTGATGAAGTAtgtatttttctaatttgattCAAGTGCTGAGTGTGGGTTCTTGCGCATCCCAATGAAAATATAGACCCCCCTAAAATGAATTTGCTGTCTCTATAATTCCAAGTGGGATTTTACTTCATTCAACAAAAGCTTAGTATTGCAGAGGTTAtttgtcttttatttttagagaaaaagtaaaataagatGGTTGTAGGTAGCAGGCATTACCTTTTACTGTGTGATGTGAGATTTAATCAGGATTTATgtttttaattgttataaatataaatagtggTGGTATATTTGGctaaaattacataatatatttttttggtgttGCAACTGCAGTAAGCTTTTGacccattttttttcttcacttattttattttattttttttccaaatacttAAGTACTTAAGCCTCCTTTACGTCTTGCTGAAGAGACAATTAAGAATTTGTAAGCACTCACTGCGAAAAGTATATTGCATGGCACAATTTACTTAACATCACAAAATTACATCTAACAGAGATCATACTGCAAAAGCTCCATCAAAACATGAAGAACCAAAGTTACAATTACTTAATGTTCCcttccaaattatttttcttaaaatacgACAACAATTCCAGAACAAAAGTCAGAAATAACAGCTacaaggttaattaaattaTGTACAGATATGTGAAAAATACCACAAGCCATCTTAATATCATTCTTTCCGATGAAAAAgaataatcttaaaaaataaaattccgtGCAAGGCTTCATGCATTGAGATGCAATTTTTTTCCAAAGATTCCAGTTTTATGTTAAAGATTTTACTAGTTCCTTGAAATCAAAGAGCAGCCAATCCGCCTTTGCTGCGACAGCTTCTCGCATTTGTACCCCAGCATAGCATATAAACAGGTCAGCTCCACCAGGTTTCCGAGCCTGCAAATAGGAACACAAGAAAATTTCGAAAGCTCtaaattcaactttcaaatttttcaaaatgatCTAGAAGACACGAAAATTTGACAAAATGGGTTATTTTGATTGATGggaggaaacaaaaaaaaaaaggaagaagacaTCAACATAAAAAGCAATTAGTTGTGCCCTTCATCCTATCTGATACTTTCAGTCAACCAACCACTGCCCAGTGAGTTGCAGCCTTATcttcattttgatttttaaaaatcaattttgtTTTAAAGATGATTGGATTCGAACGGAAGTGGAGCACGTGCAGAAAATAGAAGCATAACATGTAATATGATGTGCTATGAACGGAAAATATATTGAGGCATGTTTGATAGGATAACTAAGTTAACCAGTCATAAATCGGCCCATGGAGCTCAAAGCAATGATCAGAATGATTATTTATTCAAAAggtgtaataaaaaatatatatatacatattaaaggTGCTTCTGGAGAAAGCTCCTTCTCTTTCAACTTTAGAAGACTTACGAGCATATAAGAACATTAATGAACAAT
Protein-coding regions in this window:
- the LOC109718737 gene encoding ras GTPase-activating protein-binding protein 2-like isoform X1, giving the protein MALQAATSVPQPPPQVIGSAFVQQYYHILHQSPESVYKFYQDTSMLSRSDADGVMTSVTTMQAINEKILSLDFHNCFTEIETADSQLSYMNGVFIVVTGTLIGTDNVKRKFTQSFFLAPQQTGGYFVLNDVFRFIKADYLGGINQLVVNESENNGADGALTPEPEPTPATEHDIEVNPVSKGIADLGDEVVNPSEDSDFSGVENGNDVDPPVQVTPGDAQEASQAAATVSQENVPKKSYASIVKVMKGSPSPAPIYVPVTKPNTLGPNPEKPRVVPTTPANAPETTVPNDNSAPENNESHDVEGYSVYIRNLPLNATAEQVEEEFKKFGTIKPGGVQVRNHKIERFCFGFVEFESLKSMQDAIEASPVLFGGRQVYVEEKKTTTRVVNGVVTHSGNSSGRGRYPAGRGGFRNDSYRGGRGASVGNGNGGNYKRGEFRNRGADYVGRGGWSNPARAAAAVDGYQQRAFQNGNGRFGNRLNGPRQATVSA
- the LOC109718737 gene encoding ras GTPase-activating protein-binding protein 2-like isoform X2; amino-acid sequence: MALQAATSVPQPPPQVIGSAFVQQYYHILHQSPESVYKFYQDTSMLSRSDADGVMTSVTTMQAINEKILSLDFHNCFTEIETADSQLSYMNGVFIVVTGTLIGTDNVKRKFTQSFFLAPQQTGGYFVLNDVFRFIKADYLGGINQLVVNESENNGADGALTPEPEPTPATEHDIEVNPVSKGIADLGDEVVNPSEDSDFSGVENGNDVDPPVQVTPGDAQEASQAAATVSQENVPKKSYASIVKVMKGSPSPAPIYVPVTKPNTLGPNPEKPRVVPTTPANAPETTVPNDNSAPENNESHDVEGYSVYIRNLPLNATAEQVEEEFKKFGTIKPGGVQVRNHKIERFCFGFVEFESLKSMQDAIEASPVLFGGRQVYVEEKKTTTRGLNADADADADAFCSPSC